A single genomic interval of Burkholderia cepacia ATCC 25416 harbors:
- the msrA gene encoding peptide-methionine (S)-S-oxide reductase MsrA, whose translation MVNEMLETATLGGGCFWCTEAVFLDVDGVTAVRSGYAGGHTRNPGYRDICEGDTGHAEVVNVTFDPARIGYREILEIFFATHDPTQLNRQGNDVGTQYRSVVFTHSDAQRDTALDVIRELEREQVFGQPIVTQVVPLDGNYWPAEDYHQNYYARNPGQGYCSVVIGPKLAKFRQKFSHRLKSLRGA comes from the coding sequence ATGGTGAACGAGATGCTTGAAACCGCGACATTGGGAGGCGGGTGTTTCTGGTGCACGGAGGCGGTGTTTCTCGACGTCGACGGCGTGACGGCCGTCCGGTCGGGCTACGCGGGCGGCCATACGCGCAATCCCGGCTATCGCGACATCTGCGAAGGCGACACGGGCCACGCGGAAGTCGTCAACGTGACGTTCGATCCGGCGCGCATCGGCTATCGCGAGATCCTCGAGATCTTCTTCGCGACGCACGATCCGACCCAGTTGAACCGGCAGGGCAACGACGTCGGCACGCAGTACCGTTCGGTCGTGTTCACGCATTCGGACGCGCAACGCGACACGGCGCTCGACGTGATCCGCGAGCTGGAGCGCGAGCAGGTGTTCGGGCAGCCGATCGTCACGCAGGTCGTGCCGCTCGACGGCAACTACTGGCCGGCCGAGGATTATCACCAGAACTATTACGCGCGTAACCCGGGGCAGGGCTATTGCTCGGTCGTGATCGGGCCGAAGCTCGCGAAATTCCGGCAGAAGTTCTCGCACCGGCTGAAGTCGCTGCGCGGCGCGTAA
- a CDS encoding selenium-binding protein SBP56-related protein — MSMRPDPTFHASPELAMQAPAEEFAYTLLLSPDFSRPDALAVIDVKPGSPTYGKIVHTVTMPNTGDEFHHFGWNACSSSLSPLTGHAFLERRFLIIPGLRSSRIYVIDTKPHPTQARIHKIVEPDEIFSKTGYSRPHTVHCGPEGIYVSTLGGAGKDGTDGAPGIFIMDCETFDVLGRWEIDRGPQDKHYDFWWNLPRDYMVSSEWALPPQFENGIVPEDLLANKYGHRLHFWDLRARRNVQTIDLGAQHQMALEVRPAHDPVREYGFVGVVVDTTNLEGSIWTWWREGGKFHVKKTATIPAEPAAADELPPLLKSFGAVPPLVTDIDLSLDDRFLYVSCWGTGEMRQYDVSDPHNPVLAGSVRIGGIARRAPHSNGRAFAGGPQMVEISRDGRRVYWTNSLYSTWDDQFYPDGVPAAQVLAHAGPEGGLTLADDYWVEFPEGYRAHQIRLEGGDCSTDSFCYPSVKR, encoded by the coding sequence ATGAGCATGCGACCTGACCCGACGTTTCACGCTTCGCCCGAGCTTGCGATGCAGGCGCCGGCGGAAGAGTTTGCCTATACGTTGTTGCTGAGCCCCGATTTTTCCAGACCCGACGCGCTCGCCGTGATCGACGTGAAGCCCGGCTCGCCGACCTACGGAAAAATCGTGCATACGGTGACGATGCCCAACACCGGCGACGAGTTTCACCACTTCGGCTGGAATGCCTGTTCGTCGTCGCTGTCGCCGCTGACCGGCCATGCGTTCCTCGAACGCCGCTTCCTGATCATCCCCGGCCTGCGCTCGTCGCGCATCTACGTGATCGACACGAAGCCGCATCCGACGCAGGCGCGCATCCACAAGATCGTCGAGCCCGACGAGATCTTCTCGAAAACCGGCTATTCGCGGCCGCACACCGTTCACTGCGGCCCCGAAGGCATCTATGTGAGCACGCTTGGCGGCGCGGGCAAGGACGGCACCGACGGCGCGCCCGGCATCTTCATCATGGATTGCGAAACCTTCGACGTGCTCGGCCGCTGGGAGATCGACCGCGGCCCGCAGGACAAGCACTACGACTTCTGGTGGAACCTGCCGCGCGACTACATGGTGTCGAGCGAATGGGCGCTGCCGCCGCAATTCGAGAACGGCATCGTGCCCGAGGACCTGCTCGCGAACAAATACGGGCACCGGCTGCATTTCTGGGACCTGCGCGCGCGGCGCAACGTGCAGACGATCGATCTCGGCGCGCAGCACCAGATGGCGCTCGAAGTGCGGCCCGCGCACGACCCGGTGCGCGAATACGGGTTCGTCGGCGTCGTGGTCGACACGACGAATCTCGAAGGCTCGATCTGGACCTGGTGGCGCGAAGGCGGCAAGTTCCATGTGAAGAAGACCGCGACCATCCCGGCCGAGCCGGCCGCGGCCGACGAACTGCCGCCGCTGCTGAAATCGTTCGGCGCGGTGCCGCCGCTCGTGACCGACATCGACCTGTCGCTCGACGACCGCTTCCTCTACGTGTCGTGCTGGGGCACCGGCGAGATGCGCCAGTACGACGTATCGGACCCGCACAACCCGGTGCTCGCGGGATCGGTCCGCATCGGCGGCATCGCGCGCCGTGCGCCGCATTCGAACGGACGCGCATTCGCGGGCGGCCCGCAGATGGTCGAGATCAGCCGCGACGGCCGGCGCGTGTACTGGACCAATTCGCTCTATTCGACGTGGGACGACCAGTTTTATCCGGATGGCGTGCCGGCCGCGCAGGTGCTCGCGCATGCGGGGCCGGAAGGCGGGCTGACGCTCGCCGACGATTACTGGGTCGAGTTCCCCGAAGGCTATCGCGCGCACCAGATCCGGCTCGAAGGCGGCGACTGCTCGACCGACTCGTTCTGCTATCCGTCGGTCAAGCGTTGA
- a CDS encoding flavin reductase family protein has translation MSQANPPDFDSAAFRQALGQFATGVTVITTRAPSGQLIGITASSFNSVSLDPPLVLWSLAHKSASTPVFRGNSHYVVNVLAASQLDLCKRFSTYKGDRFEGIAHAAGNSGMPVLDGALAWFECHNRSRYDEGDHVIFVGEVERCGVRAASDTTPPLVFHGGGFHGLTPL, from the coding sequence ATGAGCCAGGCCAATCCCCCGGATTTCGACTCGGCCGCTTTCCGGCAAGCGCTCGGCCAGTTCGCAACGGGCGTGACGGTGATCACGACGCGCGCGCCGTCCGGACAGCTGATCGGCATCACCGCCAGCTCGTTCAACTCGGTATCGCTCGATCCGCCGCTCGTGCTGTGGAGCCTCGCGCACAAATCGGCGTCGACGCCCGTGTTCCGCGGCAACAGCCACTATGTGGTGAACGTACTTGCGGCCTCGCAGCTCGACCTGTGCAAGCGCTTCTCGACCTACAAGGGCGACCGCTTCGAAGGAATCGCGCATGCGGCCGGCAACTCCGGGATGCCCGTGCTCGACGGCGCGCTCGCATGGTTCGAATGCCACAACCGCAGCCGCTATGACGAAGGCGACCACGTGATCTTCGTCGGCGAGGTCGAACGCTGCGGCGTGCGCGCCGCATCGGACACGACACCGCCGCTCGTATTCCACGGCGGCGGCTTCCACGGCCTTACACCGCTTTGA
- a CDS encoding Lrp/AsnC family transcriptional regulator has translation MHAITLDATDCRILAVLQEEGRISNLDLAERISLSPSACLRRMRLLEEQGVIEHYRACLSREKLGFELEAFVQVSMRNEENQWHERFAEALREWPEVVGAFVVTGESHYLLRVLAHNLKHYSDFVLNRLYKAPGVMDIRSNIVLQTLKDEAGAPVGLARTGAIKAV, from the coding sequence ATGCACGCGATCACGCTCGATGCCACCGACTGCCGGATTCTGGCGGTACTGCAGGAAGAGGGCAGAATCAGCAATCTCGACCTGGCGGAACGCATTTCGCTTTCGCCATCCGCCTGCCTGCGCCGCATGCGCCTGCTCGAGGAGCAGGGTGTGATCGAGCACTATCGCGCGTGCCTGAGCCGCGAGAAGCTCGGCTTCGAGCTCGAGGCGTTCGTGCAGGTATCGATGCGCAACGAAGAAAATCAATGGCACGAGCGCTTCGCGGAAGCGTTGCGCGAATGGCCGGAGGTGGTCGGCGCGTTCGTCGTGACGGGCGAGAGTCACTATCTGCTGCGCGTGCTCGCGCACAACCTCAAGCACTACTCGGATTTCGTGCTGAACCGGCTCTACAAGGCGCCGGGCGTCATGGACATCCGTTCGAACATCGTGCTGCAGACGCTGAAGGACGAAGCCGGCGCGCCGGTCGGGCTGGCGCGCACGGGAGCGATCAAAGCGGTGTAA
- the kynB gene encoding arylformamidase, translating into MDTLWDISPPVSPATPVWPGDTPVSVERVWRMEAGSPVNVARLTLSPHTGAHCDAPLHYDADGAPIGAVPLDTYLGPCRVIHCIGASPVVQPADVAAALDGVPPRVLLRTYARASVERWDSDFCAVAPETVDLLAAHGVKLIGIDTPSLDPQESKTMDAHHRVRAHRMAILEGIVLDDVPPGDYELIALPLKFATLDASPVRAVLRALSARAS; encoded by the coding sequence ATGGACACCCTCTGGGACATCTCGCCGCCTGTCAGCCCCGCCACCCCCGTGTGGCCGGGCGATACGCCGGTTTCCGTCGAACGCGTGTGGCGGATGGAGGCCGGCTCGCCGGTCAACGTCGCACGCCTGACGCTGTCGCCGCACACGGGCGCGCACTGCGACGCGCCGCTGCATTACGACGCCGACGGCGCGCCGATCGGCGCCGTGCCGCTCGACACCTATCTCGGCCCGTGCCGCGTGATCCATTGCATCGGCGCATCGCCGGTCGTGCAGCCGGCCGATGTCGCGGCCGCGCTCGACGGCGTGCCGCCGCGCGTGCTGCTGCGCACGTATGCACGTGCCAGCGTCGAACGGTGGGACAGCGACTTCTGCGCGGTCGCGCCCGAGACCGTCGACCTGCTCGCCGCGCACGGCGTGAAGCTGATCGGCATCGATACGCCGTCGCTCGACCCGCAGGAATCGAAGACGATGGATGCGCATCACCGCGTGCGCGCGCACCGGATGGCGATCCTCGAAGGCATCGTGCTCGACGACGTGCCGCCCGGCGACTACGAACTGATCGCACTGCCGCTGAAATTCGCGACGCTCGACGCGAGCCCCGTGCGCGCGGTGCTGCGCGCGCTGTCCGCGCGTGCCTCCTGA
- the kynU gene encoding kynureninase translates to MIKTREDALALDRDDPLAPLRDQFSLPDGVIYLDGNSLGAQPRASAARAQQVIGAEWGEGLIRSWNTAGWFALPRRLGDKLATLIGGAPGETVVTDTISINLFKLLSAMLRHQAERAPERRVIVSERSNFPTDLYIAQGLIEQLGGNYELRLINDPADLPAALGADTAVAMITHVNYRTGYMHDMPAVTQLVHDAGALMLWDLAHSAGAVPVDLNGARADGAVGCTYKYLNGGPGSPAFVWVPQRHHAHFSQPLSGWWGHRAPFAMQPGFAPDPGIARFLCGTQPIVSMSMVECGLDVFLQTDMQAIRRKSLALTDAFIALVEARCAGLSLKLVTPRAHHQRGSQASFEHPHGYEVMQALIARGVIGDYREPYVLRFGFTPLYVRFVDVWDAVETLRDILATDAWKAPEFAERGAVT, encoded by the coding sequence ATGATCAAGACCCGTGAAGACGCACTCGCGCTCGACCGCGACGATCCGCTCGCCCCGCTGCGCGACCAGTTCTCCCTGCCCGACGGCGTGATCTATCTCGACGGCAACTCGCTCGGCGCGCAGCCGCGCGCATCGGCCGCCCGCGCGCAGCAGGTGATCGGCGCCGAATGGGGCGAAGGCCTGATCCGCAGCTGGAACACGGCCGGCTGGTTCGCGTTGCCGCGCCGTCTCGGCGACAAGCTCGCGACGCTGATCGGCGGCGCACCGGGCGAAACGGTCGTCACCGACACCATCTCGATCAACCTGTTCAAGCTGCTGTCGGCGATGCTGCGCCACCAGGCCGAGCGCGCGCCCGAGCGCCGCGTGATCGTGTCGGAGCGCTCGAACTTCCCGACCGACCTGTATATCGCGCAGGGGCTGATCGAGCAGCTCGGCGGCAACTATGAACTGCGCCTGATCAACGATCCGGCCGACCTGCCGGCCGCGCTCGGCGCGGACACGGCCGTCGCGATGATCACGCACGTGAATTACCGCACCGGCTACATGCACGACATGCCGGCCGTCACGCAGCTCGTGCACGACGCGGGCGCGCTGATGCTGTGGGACCTCGCGCACTCGGCCGGCGCGGTGCCGGTCGACCTGAACGGCGCGCGCGCCGACGGCGCGGTCGGCTGCACGTACAAGTACCTGAACGGCGGCCCGGGTTCGCCCGCATTCGTGTGGGTGCCGCAGCGTCATCACGCACACTTCTCGCAGCCGCTGTCCGGCTGGTGGGGCCACCGCGCACCGTTCGCGATGCAGCCGGGCTTCGCGCCCGATCCGGGCATCGCGCGCTTCCTGTGCGGCACGCAGCCGATCGTGTCGATGTCGATGGTCGAATGCGGGCTCGACGTGTTCCTGCAAACCGACATGCAGGCGATCCGCCGCAAATCGCTCGCGCTGACCGATGCCTTCATCGCGCTCGTCGAAGCACGCTGCGCGGGCCTGTCGCTGAAGCTCGTCACGCCGCGCGCGCATCACCAGCGCGGCTCGCAGGCGAGCTTCGAGCATCCGCACGGCTACGAGGTGATGCAGGCGCTGATCGCGCGCGGCGTGATCGGCGACTACCGAGAGCCGTACGTGCTGCGCTTCGGCTTCACGCCGCTCTATGTGCGCTTCGTCGACGTGTGGGATGCCGTCGAGACGCTGCGCGACATCCTCGCCACCGACGCCTGGAAGGCGCCCGAGTTCGCCGAACGCGGCGCGGTGACCTGA
- the kynA gene encoding tryptophan 2,3-dioxygenase: MQPPGGDAPAGCPFSGARAAHSAQAAHEAPHVPGDASGEAGWHNAQLDFSKSMSYGDYLSLNSILDAQHPLSPDHNEMLFIIQHQTSELWMKLALFELRGALDAVRTDALPPAFKMLARVSRILEQLVQAWNVLSTMTPSEYSAMRPYLGQSSGFQSYQYRQLEFLLGNKNVQMLQPHAHRPDILEQVRTTLEAPSFYDEVVRLLARRGFPIAQARLERDWTQPTQHDETVEAAWLEVYRHPQQHWELYEMAEELVDLEDAFRQWRFRHVTTVERIIGFKQGTGGTSGAPYLRKMLDVVLFPELWHVRTTL, translated from the coding sequence ATGCAGCCGCCCGGCGGCGACGCGCCGGCGGGCTGCCCGTTCTCGGGCGCACGCGCCGCCCATTCGGCACAAGCGGCACACGAAGCGCCGCACGTGCCGGGCGATGCCTCGGGCGAAGCCGGCTGGCACAACGCACAGCTCGATTTCTCGAAGTCGATGAGCTACGGCGACTACCTGTCGCTGAATTCGATCCTCGACGCGCAGCACCCGCTGTCGCCCGATCACAACGAGATGCTGTTCATCATCCAGCATCAGACGAGCGAGCTGTGGATGAAGCTCGCGCTGTTCGAGCTGCGCGGCGCGCTCGACGCGGTGCGCACCGACGCGCTGCCGCCCGCGTTCAAGATGCTCGCGCGCGTGTCGCGGATCCTCGAGCAACTGGTGCAGGCGTGGAACGTGCTGTCGACGATGACGCCGTCCGAGTATTCGGCAATGCGGCCGTATCTCGGGCAGTCGTCGGGCTTCCAGTCGTATCAGTATCGCCAGCTCGAATTCCTGCTCGGCAACAAGAATGTGCAGATGCTGCAGCCTCATGCGCACCGGCCCGACATCCTCGAACAGGTGCGCACGACGCTCGAGGCGCCGTCGTTCTACGACGAGGTCGTCCGCCTGCTCGCGCGGCGCGGTTTCCCGATCGCGCAAGCGCGGCTCGAGCGCGACTGGACGCAGCCGACGCAGCACGACGAAACGGTCGAAGCCGCGTGGCTCGAGGTGTACCGCCACCCGCAGCAGCACTGGGAGCTCTACGAGATGGCCGAGGAACTGGTCGATCTCGAGGATGCATTCCGCCAGTGGCGCTTCCGCCACGTGACGACCGTCGAACGCATCATCGGCTTCAAGCAGGGCACGGGCGGCACCAGCGGTGCGCCGTACCTGCGCAAGATGCTCGACGTCGTGCTGTTCCCCGAGCTCTGGCACGTGCGCACCACGCTGTAA
- the dalD gene encoding D-arabinitol 4-dehydrogenase → MSASPSARTPVLLHIGAGSFHRAHQAWYLHRVNAAVPPDERWSLTVGNIRDDMRATMDALAAQHGEYTLETVTPQGERAYETIRAITRVLPWSIDLAALIDAGADPACRIVSFTVTEGGYYLDEHNRLDVANADLAADLQGARTTLYGALAALLAERVKRGAGPLTLQSCDNLRNNGARFRAGMREFLERRGQADLLAWFDANVATPSAMVDRITPRPTADVRERVLAATGIDDACPVMGESFIQWVIEDRFAAGRPRWELAGAELVDDVHPYEEAKIRILNATHSCIAWAGTLAGHTYIHEGTHDAAIRRFAHDYVTQDVIPCLTPSPLDLARYRDVVLERFGNPYVLDTNQRVAADGFSKIPGFIAPTLVESFARGAAPVATAVLPALFLRFLERWARGTLPYAYQDGVMDESAARAIVGAGHPGAGHPEADDQITALCASRALWGSLADNAALVEALRAGLARVDAWLAAR, encoded by the coding sequence ATGAGCGCATCGCCCTCCGCCCGCACGCCCGTGCTGCTGCACATCGGCGCGGGCTCGTTTCACCGCGCGCACCAGGCGTGGTATCTGCATCGCGTGAACGCGGCCGTGCCGCCCGACGAGCGCTGGTCGCTGACCGTCGGCAACATCCGCGACGACATGCGCGCGACGATGGACGCGCTCGCCGCGCAGCACGGCGAATACACGCTCGAAACCGTCACGCCGCAAGGCGAGCGCGCGTACGAGACGATCCGCGCGATCACGCGCGTACTGCCCTGGTCGATCGATCTCGCCGCGCTGATCGACGCCGGCGCCGATCCGGCCTGCCGGATCGTGTCGTTCACCGTCACCGAAGGCGGCTACTACCTCGACGAACACAACCGGCTCGACGTCGCGAACGCGGATCTCGCGGCCGACCTGCAGGGTGCGCGTACAACGCTGTACGGCGCGCTCGCGGCGCTGCTCGCCGAACGCGTGAAGCGCGGCGCGGGCCCGCTCACGCTGCAGAGCTGCGACAACCTGCGCAACAACGGTGCGCGCTTTCGCGCGGGGATGCGCGAATTCCTCGAGCGGCGCGGGCAGGCCGACCTGCTCGCGTGGTTCGATGCGAACGTCGCGACGCCGAGCGCGATGGTCGACCGCATCACGCCGCGCCCGACCGCCGACGTGCGCGAGCGCGTGCTGGCCGCCACCGGCATCGACGACGCATGCCCGGTGATGGGCGAATCGTTCATCCAGTGGGTGATCGAGGACCGCTTCGCGGCCGGCCGACCGCGCTGGGAGCTGGCCGGTGCCGAACTCGTCGACGACGTGCACCCGTACGAGGAAGCGAAGATCCGCATCCTCAACGCGACGCACAGCTGCATCGCGTGGGCCGGCACGCTCGCGGGCCACACGTATATCCACGAAGGCACGCATGACGCGGCGATCCGGCGCTTCGCGCACGACTACGTGACGCAGGACGTGATCCCGTGCCTGACGCCGAGCCCGCTCGATCTCGCGCGCTACCGCGACGTCGTGCTCGAACGCTTCGGCAACCCGTACGTACTCGACACGAACCAGCGCGTCGCGGCCGACGGCTTCTCGAAGATCCCCGGCTTCATCGCACCGACGCTCGTCGAATCGTTCGCACGCGGCGCGGCGCCGGTCGCCACAGCCGTGCTGCCCGCGCTGTTCCTGCGCTTTCTCGAACGCTGGGCGCGCGGCACCTTGCCGTATGCGTACCAGGACGGCGTGATGGACGAAAGCGCCGCGCGTGCGATCGTCGGGGCCGGCCATCCGGGGGCCGGCCATCCGGAGGCCGACGACCAGATCACCGCGCTGTGCGCAAGCCGCGCGCTGTGGGGTTCGCTCGCCGACAACGCGGCGCTGGTCGAGGCGTTGCGCGCCGGGCTCGCGCGGGTCGATGCATGGCTCGCGGCGCGCTGA